The segment TACGGGATCAGCCGGCCCAACAAGCTGATCTTCGACGAGGTCTACTACCCGACCGACGCCTGGGACATGCTGCAGCACGGCGTCGAGTGGGACCCGGAGAACAACGGCCCGGCGTACGTGGTGCACCCACCGCTCGGCAAATGGCTGATCGCCGCCGGCGAGCAGATGTTCGGCAACACCCCGCTGGGCTGGCGGTTCCCGGCCGCGATCGCCGGCATCCTGATGATCCTCATCCTGATCCGGGTCACCTACCGGATGTTCCACTCGATCGTGCTGGCCGGCATCGCGGGCCTGCTGATGACGCTGGACGGCTTCCAGTTCGTGCTGTCGCGCACCTCGCTGCTCGACATCTTCCTGGGCCTGTTCATCCTGGCGTCGTTCGCCGCGATGGTGCTGGACCGCGACCACTACCGGCGCAGCCTGTTGCGCCAACTCGAAAGCGGTCAGCGGCGCCGGATCGTACCGTGGTGGATGCTCGCCGGTGGTGTGCTCTTCGGCCTGGCCTGCGGGGTCAAATGGAGCGCGCTGTTCTTCCTGCCCTTCTTCGCCGCGCTGATCATCACCTGGCGGGTGCAGGCGCGCCGCTCGGCGGGTCTCCCCCGGCCGGTGCTCTCCGGCATCCTCGGCGGGCTCGGCTGGGGCGTGCTCAGCTTCGTCCTGACCGCCGTGTTCTACCTGACCACCTGGGCCGGATGGTTCCTCACCGACACCGGCTACTACCGGCACTGGCGCGCCGACAACGGCCTCAGTGAGCCACCGGTGCTGGGCGCGCTGCTCAACCTGATCCACTACCACGAGCAGGCGTACACCTTCCACAGCGGCCTGACCAAGACCCACCCGTACCAGTCCTGGCCCTGGCAGTGGCTGCTGCTCGGCCGCCCGGTCGCCTTCGAATGGGTCACCCCGAGCGGCTGCGGCGCTTCCAGCTGCGCCAGCGAGGTGCTGCTGCTGGGCACCCCGATCCTGTGGTGGTCGTTCCTGCCGGCCCTGGTCGCCCTGCTCTGGCTGGCCGTCTCCCGCCGCGACTGGCGCGCCTACGCCATCCTCACCGGCGCCGTGGCCGGCCTGGCCCCGTGGTTCTGGTTCGCGGTGGCCGACGGCCGCACCATGTTCTCGTTCTACGCCCTGCCCGCCCTGCCGTTCCTGATCCTCGCCGTGGTCTACGTCCTGGGCGCCGCCATGACGCCCCCGGACGGCATGGCCGCCGGCTCGCAGCGCACCGACCGCCAGATCATCGGCGCGGTGGCGGTCGGCATCTATGTGGCCGCGGTGGCCCTGTGCTTCGCCTACTTCTACCCGATCTTCACCGGCCAGCTGATCCCCTACGACGACTGGCTGTCCCGCATGTGGCTCGACAGCCGCTGGATCTGAGGCTTCGCAGGATCGCGATAGTCAACTTCTTTACTATGCAACTCGTTACGTATTAGCGTGGCGCGATGACGAGCCGCTACCCCACGCTGCTGAGCCCGCTGGATCTCGGCCACACGGTGCTGCGCAACCGGGTCGTCATGGGCTCGATGCACACCAAGCTCGAGGACCGGAAGCGGGACCTGCCGAAACTGGCGGCGTTCTTCGCTGAGCGCGCCCGCGGCGGGGTGGCCCTGATGGTGACCGGTGGCTACGCGCCGACCTGGCGTGGCTGGCTGGCCCCGTTCGGCAGCCGGATGACCAGCGAACGCCACGCCCTGGCGCACCGGGTGGTGACCGATGCCGTCCACCAGCACGGCGGCAAGATCCTGCTGCAGGTGCTGCACGCCGGCCGGTATTCGTACCATCCGTTCAGCCTCGGCGCGTCGGGCCGCAAGTCGCCGATCACACCGTTCCGGCCGCGGGCGATGAGCACCCGGCAGGTCGACCGGACGGCGAGCGCGTTCGCCCGGGCCGCGCTGCTGGCCCGCCGGGCGGGCTACGACGGTGTCGAGATCATGGGCTCGGAGGGGTACCTGATCAATCAGTTCCTCGCCGCGCGGACGAATGACCGCTCCGACGCCTGGGGCGGCTCGGCCGCGAAGCGGATGCGGTTCCCGCTCGAGATCGTGCGGCGCACCCGGGAGCTGGTCGGCGAGGACTTCATCGTCCAGTACCGGATCAGCCTGCTCGACCTGGTCGACGACGCGCAGACCTGGGACGAGACCGCCGAACTGGCCCGCGAGCTGCAGACCGCCGGGGTGTCGCTGTTCAACACCGGCATCGGCTGGCACGAGGCCCGGGTGCCCACGATCGTCACGTCGGTGCCGCCCGCGGCCTTCGCCTGGGCCACCGGCAAGCTGCGCGCCGAGGTGTCGGTCCCGGTGATCGCCTCGAACCGGATCAACCGCCCGGAGACCGCCGAGCAGATCCTCGCCGCCGGTGAGGCCGACCTGGTGTCGATGGCCCGGCCGCTGCTCGCCGACGCCGAGTGGGTCGCCAAGGCCGCCCAGCAGCGCGAACAGGAGATCATCACCTGTATCGCGTGCAATCAGGCCTGCCTGGACCACACCTTCCGCAACGAGCGGGCCACCTGTCTGCTCAACCCGCGGGCCGGGTACGAGACCGAGCTGGTGCTGCTGCCGACCCGTACCGTCAAGCGGGTCGCCGTGGTCGGCGCCGGGCCGGCCGGGCTGGCCGCCGCGATCGAGACGGCCGGCCGCGGGCACCGGGTGGAGCTGTTCGAGGCGTCCGGCACGATCGGCGGGCAGTTCCGGCTGGCGGCGCGGATCCCCGGCAAGGAGGAGTTCGCCCGCACCCTCGACTACTACCGGCACATGCTCGACCTTCGCGGCGTCGAAGTGCACCTCGGCAGGGCCGCCACGGTCGACGACCTGGCCGGTTTTGACGAGGTCGTAATCGCGACCGGCGT is part of the Actinoplanes sp. NBC_00393 genome and harbors:
- a CDS encoding dolichyl-phosphate-mannose--protein mannosyltransferase, which encodes MTTATAETGIDAPSGAATEPAGVRGVPAIVRERLRTLENWLDPYSWLVTAVIVAIATILRLYGISRPNKLIFDEVYYPTDAWDMLQHGVEWDPENNGPAYVVHPPLGKWLIAAGEQMFGNTPLGWRFPAAIAGILMILILIRVTYRMFHSIVLAGIAGLLMTLDGFQFVLSRTSLLDIFLGLFILASFAAMVLDRDHYRRSLLRQLESGQRRRIVPWWMLAGGVLFGLACGVKWSALFFLPFFAALIITWRVQARRSAGLPRPVLSGILGGLGWGVLSFVLTAVFYLTTWAGWFLTDTGYYRHWRADNGLSEPPVLGALLNLIHYHEQAYTFHSGLTKTHPYQSWPWQWLLLGRPVAFEWVTPSGCGASSCASEVLLLGTPILWWSFLPALVALLWLAVSRRDWRAYAILTGAVAGLAPWFWFAVADGRTMFSFYALPALPFLILAVVYVLGAAMTPPDGMAAGSQRTDRQIIGAVAVGIYVAAVALCFAYFYPIFTGQLIPYDDWLSRMWLDSRWI
- a CDS encoding NADPH-dependent 2,4-dienoyl-CoA reductase, translating into MTSRYPTLLSPLDLGHTVLRNRVVMGSMHTKLEDRKRDLPKLAAFFAERARGGVALMVTGGYAPTWRGWLAPFGSRMTSERHALAHRVVTDAVHQHGGKILLQVLHAGRYSYHPFSLGASGRKSPITPFRPRAMSTRQVDRTASAFARAALLARRAGYDGVEIMGSEGYLINQFLAARTNDRSDAWGGSAAKRMRFPLEIVRRTRELVGEDFIVQYRISLLDLVDDAQTWDETAELARELQTAGVSLFNTGIGWHEARVPTIVTSVPPAAFAWATGKLRAEVSVPVIASNRINRPETAEQILAAGEADLVSMARPLLADAEWVAKAAQQREQEIITCIACNQACLDHTFRNERATCLLNPRAGYETELVLLPTRTVKRVAVVGAGPAGLAAAIETAGRGHRVELFEASGTIGGQFRLAARIPGKEEFARTLDYYRHMLDLRGVEVHLGRAATVDDLAGFDEVVIATGVRPRIPQIPGIEHPKVLTYQQLLDGAEAGDRVAIIGAGGIGFDVGEYLLHEPHEPLDQWMRRWGVTDPQTAPGGLTTKVKSPPRREVYLLQRKAGGLGKGLGKTTGWVHRTTLQDSGVTMLRAVEYLRVDDEGLHISVPTDPRNPRSPRETRVLDVDTVLLCAGQTSVRELVAPLEQRGVSVHVIGGADVAAELDAKRAIKQATELAATL